From Vigna unguiculata cultivar IT97K-499-35 chromosome 5, ASM411807v1, whole genome shotgun sequence, the proteins below share one genomic window:
- the LOC114183013 gene encoding protein trichome birefringence-like 34 isoform X1, with protein sequence MKIAKTQQVMVAGSSWGVRNTFHSLVAILTTLLLLTTTIYVRHDRAHLSPTINTSNNSSFSPSSSSSSSKCDLFSGKWVFDNQSYPLYKEQQCSFMSDQLACEKFGRKDLSYQNWRWQPHHCDLPRFNATALLERLRNKRLVFVGDSLIRGQWVSMVCLVDSILPKTLKSMHSTANASLNIFRAKEYNASIEHYWSPLLVESNSDDPVNHRVVERTVRVKAIEKHAKYWTDADFLVFNTYLWWRRPVMNVLWGSFGDPDGVYKGVEMLRVYEMALRTWSDWLEVHVNRNKTRLFFVSMSPTHERSACRAEEWGAAKGNNCYSESDMIAEEGYWGKGSDPKMMRVVENVVDDLKERGLNVEMLNITQLSEYRKEGHPSIYRKQWDSPTQEQIANPKTYADCIHWCLPGVPDVWNELLYAYIFYQ encoded by the exons ATGAAAATTGCAAAGACACAGCAAGTGATGGTAGCAGGAAGTTCTTGGGGAGTTAGAAACACCTTTCATTCTCTTGTAGCCATCTTAaccactcttcttcttctcactACTACCATTTATGTAAGACATGATAGAGCACACTTATCTCCAACCATAAATACCTCTAACAATTCCTCTTTctcaccatcatcatcatcatcatcttcaaagTGTGACTTGTTCTCTGGTAAGTGGGTTTTTGATAACCAATCTTATCCATTGTACAAAGAGCAGCAATGCAGCTTCATGTCAGATCAATTGGCTTGTGAGAAGTTCGGAAGAAAGGACCTTAGTTACCAGAACTGGAGATGGCAACCTCACCACTGTGATCTTCCAAG GTTCAATGCCACAGCATTGCTTGAAAGACTAAGGAACAAGAGGCTTGTGTTTGTGGGGGATTCACTCATCAGAGGCCAATGGGTTTCCATGGTTTGTCTTGTTGACTCTATACTTCCCAAAACCCTCAAATCTATGCATTCCACTGCTAATGCTTCACTCAACATTTTCAGGGCCAAA GAATACAATGCAAGTATCGAGCACTATTGGTCCCCATTACTTGTAGAATCAAACTCAGATGACCCAGTAAACCATAGGGTGGTAGAACGCACGGTGAGAGTGAAGGCAATAGAAAAACACGCAAAGTATTGGACTGATGCAGATTTTCTGGTTTTCAACACATATCTGTGGTGGAGAAGGCCAGTCATGAATGTTCT GTGGGGATCATTTGGAGACCCAGATGGTGTCTACAAAGGTGTGGAAATGTTGAGAGTGTATGAAATGGCCCTCAGAACCTGGTCCGATTGGTTGGAAGTTCATGTCAACCGTAACAAGACCCGTTTGTTTTTCGTTAGCATGTCACCCACCCATGAAAG AAGTGCATGCAGGGCTGAGGAATGGGGAGCTGCAAAGGGTAACAATTGTTACAGTGAAAGTGATATGATTGCAGAGGAAGGGTATTGGGGCAAGGGATCTGACCCTAAAATGATGCGTGTGGTGGAGAATGTGGTTGATGATCTGAAAGAAAGAGGTTTGAATGTTGAAATGCTTAACATCACACAACTCTCAGAATACAGAAAAGAAGGACACCCATCTATCTACAGGAAGCAGTGGGATTCTCCAACACAAGAACAGATTGCAAACCCAAAAACTTATGCAGATTGCATTCATTGGTGCCTCCCTGGTGTGCCTGATGTGTGGAATGAACTCCTTTATGCCTATATTTTCTACCAATAA
- the LOC114183017 gene encoding abscisic acid receptor PYL4: MPNPSLSPTTAAVPDAVARHHIHAVSPHQCCSAVVQEIAAPVSTVWSVVRRFDNPQAYKHFVKSCHVILGDGDVGTLREVRVISGLPAAVSTERLDVLDDERHVIGFSMVGGDHRLSNYRSVTTLHPCSAAGTVVVESYVVDVPPGNTTDDTRVFVDTILRCNLQSLAKFAENLARTTKLHHQQR; this comes from the coding sequence ATGCCGAATCCCTCTCTCTCTCCGACCACCGCTGCCGTTCCAGACGCGGTGGCCCGCCACCACATCCACGCGGTGTCCCCGCACCAGTGCTGCTCCGCCGTGGTGCAGGAGATCGCGGCGCCGGTCTCCACCGTGTGGTCCGTGGTGCGGCGCTTCGACAACCCGCAGGCCTACAAGCACTTCGTGAAGAGCTGCCACGTCATCCTGGGCGACGGCGACGTGGGCACGCTCCGCGAGGTGCGCGTGATCTCCGGCCTCCCGGCCGCCGTGAGCACCGAGCGCCTCGACGTCCTCGACGACGAGCGCCACGTCATTGGCTTCAGCATGGTCGGCGGCGATCACCGCCTCTCCAACTACCGCTCCGTCACAACCCTCCACCCGTGCTCCGCCGCGGGCACCGTCGTCGTCGAGTCCTACGTCGTGGACGTCCCCCCCGGCAACACCACCGACGACACGCGCGTGTTCGTCGATACCATCCTCCGCTGCAACCTCCAATCCCTCGCCAAATTCGCCGAAAATCTCGCCCGAACGACCAAACTGCATCATCAACAACGGTGA
- the LOC114183013 gene encoding protein trichome birefringence-like 34 isoform X2, producing the protein MKIAKTQQVMVAGSSWGVRNTFHSLVAILTTLLLLTTTIYVRHDRAHLSPTINTSNNSSFSPSSSSSSSKCDLFSGKWVFDNQSYPLYKEQQCSFMSDQLACEKFGRKDLSYQNWRWQPHHCDLPRFNATALLERLRNKRLVFVGDSLIRGQWVSMVCLVDSILPKTLKSMHSTANASLNIFRAKEYNASIEHYWSPLLVESNSDDPVNHRVVERTVRVKAIEKHAKYWTDADFLVFNTYLWWRRPVMNVLWGSFGDPDGVYKGVEMLRVYEMALRTWSDWLEVHVNRNKTRLFFVSMSPTHERAEEWGAAKGNNCYSESDMIAEEGYWGKGSDPKMMRVVENVVDDLKERGLNVEMLNITQLSEYRKEGHPSIYRKQWDSPTQEQIANPKTYADCIHWCLPGVPDVWNELLYAYIFYQ; encoded by the exons ATGAAAATTGCAAAGACACAGCAAGTGATGGTAGCAGGAAGTTCTTGGGGAGTTAGAAACACCTTTCATTCTCTTGTAGCCATCTTAaccactcttcttcttctcactACTACCATTTATGTAAGACATGATAGAGCACACTTATCTCCAACCATAAATACCTCTAACAATTCCTCTTTctcaccatcatcatcatcatcatcttcaaagTGTGACTTGTTCTCTGGTAAGTGGGTTTTTGATAACCAATCTTATCCATTGTACAAAGAGCAGCAATGCAGCTTCATGTCAGATCAATTGGCTTGTGAGAAGTTCGGAAGAAAGGACCTTAGTTACCAGAACTGGAGATGGCAACCTCACCACTGTGATCTTCCAAG GTTCAATGCCACAGCATTGCTTGAAAGACTAAGGAACAAGAGGCTTGTGTTTGTGGGGGATTCACTCATCAGAGGCCAATGGGTTTCCATGGTTTGTCTTGTTGACTCTATACTTCCCAAAACCCTCAAATCTATGCATTCCACTGCTAATGCTTCACTCAACATTTTCAGGGCCAAA GAATACAATGCAAGTATCGAGCACTATTGGTCCCCATTACTTGTAGAATCAAACTCAGATGACCCAGTAAACCATAGGGTGGTAGAACGCACGGTGAGAGTGAAGGCAATAGAAAAACACGCAAAGTATTGGACTGATGCAGATTTTCTGGTTTTCAACACATATCTGTGGTGGAGAAGGCCAGTCATGAATGTTCT GTGGGGATCATTTGGAGACCCAGATGGTGTCTACAAAGGTGTGGAAATGTTGAGAGTGTATGAAATGGCCCTCAGAACCTGGTCCGATTGGTTGGAAGTTCATGTCAACCGTAACAAGACCCGTTTGTTTTTCGTTAGCATGTCACCCACCCATGAAAG GGCTGAGGAATGGGGAGCTGCAAAGGGTAACAATTGTTACAGTGAAAGTGATATGATTGCAGAGGAAGGGTATTGGGGCAAGGGATCTGACCCTAAAATGATGCGTGTGGTGGAGAATGTGGTTGATGATCTGAAAGAAAGAGGTTTGAATGTTGAAATGCTTAACATCACACAACTCTCAGAATACAGAAAAGAAGGACACCCATCTATCTACAGGAAGCAGTGGGATTCTCCAACACAAGAACAGATTGCAAACCCAAAAACTTATGCAGATTGCATTCATTGGTGCCTCCCTGGTGTGCCTGATGTGTGGAATGAACTCCTTTATGCCTATATTTTCTACCAATAA